Proteins co-encoded in one Haloarcula pelagica genomic window:
- a CDS encoding sulfatase, protein MDGYRNVVLLTVDALRADHLSCYSYGRETSPALDTLAKEGLRFQRAYSQSSHTREAVPAMLTGRDPDEAVDEQYLLSADTVASRLADTGIATAGFHSNPFVSRAYGFDRDFDVFDDDLHLGQHKLLALAQRALDKLRNRHYARADRINERAFDWLDSRDSNRFFLWSHYMDVHGPYEPPEPYRSRFGDPQLSDRDAQRLYKRAIDDPDSITADEQQALIDLYDGEIAYVDDQIRRFINGLRERNLWDETLVLVSADHGDAFGEHGYYEHPRYLHEELTRVPLLVLGEAVEAGSPSIPASTADLVPTILDALGFDASGLNGEPFGELVGSVEGWSDRTVFSQARGEGDDDGLRRFAVRDRDGECFLERELSTGEIRSEDTSDGDRDLLTVLREYSRDRIDFGDATADASETEAVSDRLEALGYKE, encoded by the coding sequence ATGGACGGCTACAGGAACGTCGTACTACTAACTGTCGACGCTCTCAGGGCGGACCATCTCTCCTGTTATAGCTACGGGCGGGAGACCTCGCCCGCGTTGGATACACTCGCCAAGGAGGGCCTTCGATTCCAGCGTGCTTACAGCCAGAGTTCCCACACGCGGGAGGCAGTGCCGGCGATGCTGACCGGGCGCGATCCCGACGAGGCTGTCGACGAGCAATATCTCCTCTCTGCTGATACAGTAGCGAGTCGGCTGGCAGATACTGGTATCGCTACAGCCGGCTTCCACTCAAACCCCTTCGTTTCGCGTGCCTACGGATTCGATCGGGACTTCGATGTCTTCGATGACGATCTCCACCTCGGCCAGCACAAACTTCTCGCGTTGGCCCAACGCGCCCTCGACAAACTCCGGAACCGCCACTACGCACGTGCAGATCGGATCAACGAACGGGCGTTCGACTGGCTAGACAGCCGGGATTCAAACCGGTTCTTCCTCTGGAGCCACTACATGGACGTACACGGTCCGTACGAGCCACCAGAACCGTACCGCAGTCGGTTCGGCGATCCACAGCTGAGTGACCGAGACGCACAGCGGCTGTATAAGCGAGCCATCGACGATCCCGATTCGATTACCGCCGACGAACAACAGGCGCTGATTGACCTGTACGACGGCGAAATTGCCTACGTGGACGACCAGATTCGCCGGTTCATAAACGGCTTACGAGAGCGGAACCTGTGGGATGAGACGCTCGTTCTGGTCTCGGCGGATCACGGCGATGCCTTTGGCGAACACGGCTACTACGAACATCCGCGCTACCTCCACGAGGAGTTGACGCGCGTGCCGTTGCTCGTGCTTGGGGAGGCAGTCGAGGCGGGGTCACCGTCGATTCCCGCGAGTACGGCTGATCTGGTGCCGACAATACTGGACGCACTGGGTTTCGACGCCAGTGGTCTCAACGGCGAGCCATTTGGGGAACTCGTCGGTTCGGTAGAAGGTTGGTCAGATCGGACAGTGTTTTCACAGGCTCGTGGAGAGGGGGACGACGACGGTCTCAGGCGGTTCGCTGTCCGCGACCGGGACGGCGAGTGTTTCCTCGAACGCGAACTTTCGACCGGGGAGATACGATCGGAAGACACGAGCGACGGAGACCGTGATCTGCTGACCGTACTGCGGGAATACAGCCGCGACCGCATCGACTTCGGGGACGCGACAGCCGATGCGAGCGAAACCGAAGCGGTGTCAGACCGGCTGGAAGCGCTGGGGTACAAGGAATGA